In a single window of the Pedococcus dokdonensis genome:
- the groES gene encoding co-chaperone GroES encodes MSVSIKPLEDRIVVKSVEAEQTTASGLVIPDTAKEKPQEGEVLAIGPGRIDDNGNRVPLDVTVGDRVIYSKYGGTEIKHGGEEYLILSARDILAIVG; translated from the coding sequence GTGTCGGTTTCCATCAAGCCGCTCGAAGACCGCATCGTCGTCAAGTCCGTCGAGGCCGAGCAGACCACCGCGTCCGGCCTCGTGATCCCGGACACCGCGAAGGAGAAGCCCCAGGAGGGCGAGGTCCTTGCGATCGGCCCGGGCCGCATCGACGACAACGGCAACCGCGTCCCGCTCGACGTCACCGTCGGCGACCGCGTGATCTACAGCAAGTACGGCGGCACCGAGATCAAGCACGGCGGCGAGGAGTACCTCATCCTCTCCGCGCGCGACATCCTCGCCATCGTCGGCTGA
- a CDS encoding GNAT family N-acetyltransferase: MTDTSPATPPAEAAALLRAYDEQLRQEAEVPSAITVDRLGPLVLATYLGGRGFITYRSLDTEDRPADEAFVRDLVGQALAHYQALPEISTVEWKTRGHDHAPGLHDALVARGFTPDEPESIMVGEASLLAVEVELPDGLSVRRVTDEDEVQAMTAMQGEVFGDSPAQLAAMAEQILHRLRTRDDMEMWVAEDRGRIVSAGRLEPVAGTEFAGIWGGATLPEYRGRGIYRALTSARARSAIEHGKRYINSDSTEFSRPILERSGFLKVSTTTPYEWRRES, translated from the coding sequence GTGACCGACACCTCCCCCGCCACCCCACCCGCCGAGGCCGCTGCCCTCCTGCGTGCGTACGACGAACAGCTGCGCCAGGAGGCCGAGGTGCCGTCGGCGATCACGGTGGACCGGCTGGGGCCTCTGGTGCTGGCGACCTACCTCGGCGGGCGTGGCTTCATCACCTACCGCAGCCTCGACACCGAGGACCGACCCGCCGACGAGGCCTTCGTCCGCGACCTGGTCGGGCAGGCGCTCGCGCACTACCAGGCCCTTCCCGAGATCAGCACCGTCGAGTGGAAGACGCGCGGCCACGACCACGCGCCCGGGCTGCACGACGCCCTCGTCGCCCGCGGCTTCACCCCCGACGAGCCAGAGTCGATCATGGTCGGCGAGGCGTCCCTGCTCGCGGTCGAGGTCGAGCTGCCGGACGGCCTCTCCGTCCGCCGGGTCACCGACGAGGACGAGGTGCAGGCCATGACGGCCATGCAGGGCGAGGTGTTCGGGGACTCGCCTGCCCAGCTCGCTGCGATGGCCGAGCAGATCCTGCACCGGCTGCGGACGCGGGACGACATGGAGATGTGGGTGGCCGAGGACCGCGGGCGGATCGTCAGCGCGGGGCGGCTCGAGCCGGTGGCCGGCACCGAGTTCGCCGGGATCTGGGGTGGCGCGACGCTGCCCGAGTACCGGGGTCGTGGCATCTACCGGGCCCTCACGTCGGCCCGGGCCAGGTCTGCGATCGAGCACGGCAAGCGCTACATCAACAGCGACTCGACCGAGTTCTCCCGGCCGATCCTCGAGCGGTCGGGCTTCCTCAAGGTGTCGACGACCACCCCTTACGAGTGGCGACGCGAGAGCTGA
- a CDS encoding DUF6299 family protein: MSELPKASTAKPKAPSNDTARKAVAVRALPTTLRLDVAGATLDSLESGLAADCGFPATDRAVWYRVDDPSGLGFVVDASGSDHRVGIAMLGGDPRDNVLMGCSGGSVLTASGGPAGPFYLAALSDARTATHLELAFRALPAPAATVTLDAVGALDGGGARLSGTYSCTGSGSPTTVTISGRLSQGGTQGISSPVDGTCDGATHAWSLLVTGPQAFSTGTAQAVVTASACSGPGCTNKTAQGTVTLS, encoded by the coding sequence GTGTCCGAGCTGCCGAAGGCCTCGACAGCCAAGCCCAAGGCCCCCTCGAACGACACCGCCCGCAAGGCCGTCGCTGTCCGCGCGCTCCCGACCACCCTTCGGCTCGACGTCGCGGGCGCGACCCTCGACTCCCTCGAGTCCGGGCTGGCTGCCGACTGCGGCTTCCCGGCCACCGACCGGGCGGTCTGGTACCGGGTCGACGACCCGAGCGGCCTCGGCTTCGTCGTGGACGCCTCGGGTTCGGACCACCGGGTGGGGATCGCGATGCTCGGCGGCGACCCTCGCGACAACGTCCTGATGGGCTGCAGCGGCGGGTCGGTGCTGACGGCGTCCGGCGGCCCCGCCGGACCGTTCTACCTCGCGGCGCTCTCCGACGCGCGGACCGCGACCCACCTCGAGCTGGCCTTCCGAGCGCTTCCGGCGCCCGCCGCCACGGTCACGCTCGACGCCGTCGGCGCGCTCGACGGGGGCGGCGCACGGCTGAGCGGCACCTACTCCTGCACCGGCTCCGGCTCCCCGACCACCGTGACGATCTCCGGGCGGCTGTCCCAGGGCGGGACCCAGGGGATCTCCTCCCCCGTCGACGGGACGTGCGACGGGGCGACCCACGCGTGGAGCCTGCTCGTGACCGGGCCGCAGGCGTTCTCGACCGGCACCGCCCAGGCCGTCGTCACTGCGAGTGCCTGCTCCGGGCCGGGCTGCACCAACAAGACCGCCCAGGGCACCGTCACCCTCTCCTGA
- a CDS encoding class I SAM-dependent methyltransferase — MDLALLRRLTTGEGWGLLQSLPPYDEAGALALQQRLRGAGFDPELVAAALNQARLRAKAVDKFGEFARGMVLTSDGLEQATRLAVAAQHAQRFRAAGIHTVHDLGCGIGADAMAMAGLDLRVRAIDADELTAGIAAVNLRHWPDSTAQHGMVEEFTAPSGEGARGVGAWLDPARRTPGVADVTGRTRRIFNLAEISPSWPTVQEVARALPATGAKLSPAFPHSALPGGAEAQWTSWEGDVVECAVWFGPLVRTAGRSAAVLRARGPAVVVTEADTDGDTPALVNLAELGGWLYEPDKALLRAGLVGALTAATDGAELDAGVGYVGSSRSVDLPYARRYAVVEAMPFNVKALRGWLRDHGIDRLTIKKRGISVDADLLRRQLRLPAKGQVEATVVLTRVRSNQVALIVNPA, encoded by the coding sequence ATGGACCTGGCCCTGCTGCGACGGCTGACGACCGGCGAGGGCTGGGGACTGCTGCAGTCACTGCCTCCGTATGACGAGGCGGGCGCGCTCGCGCTCCAGCAGCGGCTGCGGGGCGCGGGCTTCGACCCCGAGCTCGTGGCCGCCGCGCTCAACCAGGCTCGGCTCCGCGCGAAGGCCGTCGACAAGTTCGGCGAGTTCGCCCGGGGCATGGTGCTGACCTCCGACGGGCTCGAGCAGGCGACCCGGCTGGCAGTCGCCGCCCAGCACGCGCAGCGGTTCCGGGCGGCGGGCATCCACACGGTGCACGACCTCGGCTGCGGCATCGGCGCCGACGCGATGGCGATGGCCGGGCTCGACCTGCGGGTGCGCGCGATCGACGCCGACGAGCTCACCGCCGGGATCGCCGCCGTCAACTTGCGGCACTGGCCCGACTCGACCGCTCAGCACGGCATGGTCGAGGAGTTCACCGCCCCGTCCGGCGAGGGTGCCCGCGGCGTCGGCGCGTGGCTCGACCCGGCGCGGCGCACGCCCGGGGTGGCCGACGTGACCGGCCGCACCCGGCGCATCTTCAACCTGGCCGAGATCTCGCCCAGCTGGCCCACGGTGCAGGAGGTGGCGCGTGCGCTGCCCGCGACCGGGGCCAAGCTCAGTCCTGCGTTCCCCCACTCCGCCCTACCCGGTGGCGCCGAAGCGCAGTGGACCTCGTGGGAGGGCGATGTCGTGGAGTGCGCGGTCTGGTTCGGGCCCCTGGTGCGGACCGCGGGTCGCAGCGCCGCGGTGCTCCGCGCGCGCGGCCCGGCAGTGGTGGTCACCGAGGCCGACACCGACGGCGACACCCCGGCCCTGGTCAACCTCGCCGAGCTCGGCGGCTGGCTCTACGAGCCCGACAAGGCCCTGCTCAGAGCCGGGCTCGTGGGGGCACTGACCGCCGCCACCGATGGCGCCGAGCTCGATGCCGGGGTCGGCTACGTCGGGTCGAGCCGGTCCGTCGACCTCCCCTATGCGCGCCGGTATGCCGTGGTCGAGGCGATGCCGTTCAACGTCAAGGCCCTGCGCGGCTGGCTCCGCGACCACGGCATCGACCGGCTGACCATCAAGAAGCGCGGGATCAGCGTGGACGCCGACCTGCTGCGCCGTCAGCTCCGCCTGCCGGCCAAGGGCCAGGTCGAGGCGACGGTCGTCCTGACGCGGGTCCGCAGCAACCAGGTCGCCCTCATCGTCAACCCGGCCTGA
- a CDS encoding ribokinase: MGRVVVLGSLNVDLVASVERHPGPGETILADAALQRFAGGKGGNQAVAAAAAGAQVAMVAAVGADDGGQAYAARLRDRGIDASAVRTSTTAPTGQAWITVDDEGENAIVVIPGANAEVTTDDLTAVDGLTEGDVLLMQLEVPIRTVAAAARLARSKGARVVINAAPYAALPHDVVDLADPLVVNEHEALQLADSDLTPSSLLVTFGAAGCSWDGRRHDGIPVDDADVVDTTGAGDAFCGALAAALAAGADRDEAVRAASRAGADAVRHRGAQPDPEL; the protein is encoded by the coding sequence ATGGGGCGGGTCGTGGTGCTCGGGTCGCTCAACGTCGACCTCGTCGCCTCCGTCGAACGCCACCCCGGGCCCGGCGAGACGATCCTCGCCGACGCTGCGCTGCAACGGTTTGCCGGCGGCAAGGGTGGCAACCAGGCCGTCGCCGCAGCCGCAGCGGGCGCGCAGGTGGCGATGGTCGCCGCCGTCGGTGCGGACGACGGGGGACAGGCGTACGCCGCGAGGTTGCGCGACCGGGGCATCGACGCCTCCGCGGTGCGCACCTCCACCACGGCACCGACCGGTCAGGCCTGGATCACGGTCGACGACGAGGGTGAGAACGCCATCGTGGTCATCCCCGGCGCCAACGCCGAGGTCACCACCGACGATCTCACAGCGGTTGACGGGCTCACTGAAGGCGACGTCCTCCTCATGCAGCTCGAGGTGCCGATCCGCACCGTCGCAGCCGCCGCCCGCCTCGCCCGGAGCAAGGGTGCGCGGGTGGTCATCAACGCCGCCCCGTATGCCGCCCTCCCGCACGACGTCGTCGACCTCGCCGACCCGCTGGTGGTCAACGAGCACGAGGCCCTCCAGCTCGCCGACAGCGACCTCACGCCGAGCTCGTTGCTCGTGACCTTCGGTGCCGCGGGGTGCAGCTGGGACGGGAGGCGGCACGACGGCATACCGGTCGACGACGCTGACGTGGTCGACACGACCGGTGCCGGGGACGCGTTCTGTGGCGCGCTCGCGGCGGCACTCGCCGCCGGGGCCGACCGCGACGAGGCGGTCAGGGCAGCGAGCCGGGCCGGTGCCGACGCCGTGCGGCACCGGGGCGCGCAACCGGACCCCGAGCTGTAG
- a CDS encoding nucleoside hydrolase, whose product MPIPVVLDVDTGVDDACALLLAALHPSLDLRAVTCVGGNAPVDAVLANTLTVLDAANRPDVPVARGAERPLLEEPVDARHVHGQDGMGDLDWPKSTRQPDPRHAVELLRDVLLEAAGGDQDGRVTLIPLAPLTNIALLLRSYPAVASGIREIVFMGGAAEVGNATASAEFNVFHDPEAAAIVLDACADLDIDVTMYGLDVFYAPRVGREVAKTLSAPGDRSAADLAGRLIAFQCERFGGEGATIGDAGAVCAVLEPAGVRRERLPVRVELAGTWSRGRTIVDRRDWTGDMTHDPHGQARSSIDVCLEVDAQRYATLWLDTVSGGLR is encoded by the coding sequence ATGCCGATCCCCGTGGTCCTCGACGTCGACACCGGAGTCGACGACGCCTGCGCCCTCTTGCTGGCCGCACTACACCCTTCCCTCGACCTCAGGGCGGTGACCTGTGTCGGCGGCAACGCCCCGGTGGACGCCGTCCTCGCCAACACCCTCACTGTCCTCGACGCGGCCAACCGGCCGGACGTCCCCGTCGCGCGCGGCGCCGAGCGGCCGCTCCTGGAGGAGCCGGTCGATGCCCGCCACGTGCACGGCCAGGACGGCATGGGCGACCTCGACTGGCCGAAGTCGACTCGCCAGCCCGACCCGCGCCACGCCGTCGAGCTGCTGCGCGACGTGCTGCTCGAGGCGGCCGGGGGCGACCAGGACGGCCGGGTCACCCTCATCCCACTCGCGCCACTCACCAACATCGCCCTCCTCCTGCGCTCCTATCCCGCTGTTGCCAGCGGAATTCGCGAGATCGTCTTCATGGGTGGCGCGGCCGAGGTCGGCAACGCGACCGCCTCCGCGGAGTTCAACGTGTTCCACGACCCGGAGGCCGCGGCGATCGTCCTCGACGCCTGCGCCGACCTCGACATCGACGTCACCATGTATGGCTTGGACGTCTTCTACGCCCCGCGGGTTGGGCGCGAGGTGGCCAAGACCCTCTCCGCGCCGGGAGACCGCAGCGCCGCCGACCTCGCCGGGCGGCTGATCGCCTTCCAGTGTGAGCGGTTCGGCGGCGAGGGCGCGACCATCGGTGACGCCGGCGCGGTCTGCGCGGTGCTCGAGCCTGCGGGTGTGAGGAGGGAGCGCCTCCCCGTCCGCGTCGAGCTGGCCGGCACCTGGTCGCGTGGGCGCACGATCGTCGACCGTCGCGACTGGACCGGCGACATGACCCATGACCCGCACGGCCAGGCCAGGTCGAGCATCGACGTGTGCCTCGAGGTCGACGCCCAGCGCTACGCGACCCTCTGGCTCGACACCGTCAGTGGAGGCCTGCGCTGA
- a CDS encoding glycoside hydrolase family 3 N-terminal domain-containing protein, which translates to MTPAQRAGQLLMVGLQPTGSSRALAAQVKSQGLGGVIYLGGWSNGTSSMATISARLSRAASHGLLVAADQEGGQVQQLRGAGFTRIPSARTQAQSGVSTEEANVEEWARELKRAGVNINLAPVADTVPTSLGAANEPIGRYRRDFAPGSPSTNAKYAAAFVRGTLAAGIAPTVKHFPGLGRITGNTDVTSNGITDSTASGSDPYLAPFKAGIEAGAPLVMISSARYPKLDPDNQAMFSSAIVTDLLRGELGFQGVVITDDVGAAKAVAAVPVGVRATRFIAAGGDIVLTAKASQAPAMLKAIAAQRKSSPEFADQVDAAAARVLDLKSTLGLAKCS; encoded by the coding sequence ATGACTCCGGCGCAGCGGGCCGGGCAGCTGCTGATGGTCGGGCTGCAGCCCACGGGCAGCTCGCGGGCGCTCGCCGCGCAGGTGAAGTCGCAGGGTCTCGGCGGGGTCATCTACCTCGGCGGCTGGTCGAACGGCACCTCGTCGATGGCCACCATCTCGGCCCGGCTGTCTCGCGCCGCCTCGCACGGCCTGCTGGTCGCGGCCGACCAGGAGGGCGGGCAGGTGCAGCAGCTGCGCGGAGCGGGGTTCACGCGCATCCCGTCGGCGCGGACGCAGGCTCAGTCGGGGGTCAGCACCGAGGAGGCGAACGTCGAGGAGTGGGCCCGCGAGCTCAAGAGGGCCGGCGTCAACATCAACCTCGCGCCGGTCGCCGACACCGTGCCCACCTCGCTCGGCGCCGCGAACGAGCCGATCGGCCGCTACCGCCGCGACTTCGCGCCCGGCTCCCCTTCGACCAACGCCAAGTATGCCGCGGCGTTCGTCCGCGGGACCCTCGCCGCCGGCATCGCGCCGACGGTCAAGCACTTCCCGGGGCTGGGGCGGATCACCGGCAACACCGACGTCACGAGCAACGGCATCACCGACTCCACCGCGTCTGGCTCCGATCCTTATCTCGCGCCGTTCAAGGCGGGGATCGAGGCGGGGGCTCCGCTCGTGATGATCTCGTCGGCGCGCTACCCCAAACTCGATCCGGACAACCAGGCGATGTTCTCCTCCGCGATCGTGACGGATCTGCTGCGTGGAGAGCTGGGGTTCCAGGGCGTCGTCATCACCGATGACGTCGGGGCGGCCAAGGCCGTCGCGGCCGTCCCGGTTGGAGTTCGGGCGACGCGGTTCATCGCTGCTGGCGGCGACATCGTCCTGACCGCCAAGGCGAGCCAGGCGCCGGCGATGCTCAAGGCGATCGCGGCCCAGCGGAAGTCCAGCCCCGAGTTCGCCGACCAGGTCGACGCCGCCGCCGCAAGAGTCCTCGACCTCAAGTCCACCCTCGGCCTAGCGAAGTGCAGCTAA